A genomic segment from Thermostichus lividus PCC 6715 encodes:
- a CDS encoding UDP-N-acetylmuramoyl-L-alanyl-D-glutamate--2,6-diaminopimelate ligase, with product MKLRELLNAAQIATTIEHPALEQEVQHLSTNSWDCQDGTLFIGMPGTRVDGGNFWPSALAAGAIAAVVSPQAKANDGSACVIVVENVERACGALAAAFYNTPAQRLSLLGVTGTNGKTTTTHLIEHLLSTVGYPTALLGTLYSRWPGHYEVASHTTPFAVTLQEQLAAAVAAGCRFGVMEVSSHALAQDRVWGCQFEAAVFTNLTQDHLDYHRDLEDYFAAKAKLFTPEYLKGKAIINRDDPFGQRLAQQLAPEQVWTYGLGEGADFTAVDLTYRVNGVTGTLHTPIGTGTLNSPLVGQFNVANVLGAIAMGAAVGLPLESMLKALQDFGGVPGRMEQVRIAPDQDITVLVDYAHTPDSLDNLLRAARPFIPGRLICVFGCGGDRDRTKRPQMGAIAARLADQVVVTSDNPRTEDPHRILDDIIAGIPPQTPMIVEADRRTAIISAILDAKPGDGVVIAGKGHEDYQILGTEKVHFDDREEARAALKQRRERG from the coding sequence ATGAAGCTACGGGAACTTCTTAATGCTGCCCAGATTGCTACGACAATTGAGCATCCTGCGCTGGAGCAAGAGGTGCAGCACCTCAGCACTAACTCTTGGGACTGCCAAGATGGAACGTTATTCATTGGTATGCCCGGTACCCGCGTTGATGGCGGCAATTTTTGGCCTAGTGCCTTAGCGGCAGGGGCGATCGCTGCGGTGGTGTCTCCCCAAGCAAAGGCCAATGACGGCAGTGCCTGTGTCATTGTGGTGGAGAATGTTGAGCGTGCCTGTGGTGCCTTGGCTGCAGCATTTTACAACACGCCTGCCCAACGTCTGAGCCTGCTGGGGGTAACGGGCACCAATGGTAAAACCACCACAACCCATTTGATTGAACATCTGTTGAGCACGGTGGGGTATCCCACGGCACTCTTGGGTACCCTCTACAGTCGCTGGCCGGGGCATTATGAAGTGGCCAGCCACACCACCCCCTTTGCGGTGACGCTGCAAGAGCAGTTGGCGGCGGCAGTAGCAGCGGGGTGTCGTTTTGGGGTGATGGAGGTAAGCTCCCATGCGCTGGCGCAGGATCGGGTCTGGGGGTGTCAGTTTGAGGCGGCGGTGTTTACGAATTTGACCCAAGATCATCTGGACTATCACCGCGATTTAGAGGATTATTTTGCGGCCAAGGCCAAGCTATTTACGCCAGAGTACCTGAAGGGGAAAGCCATCATTAATCGAGATGATCCCTTTGGGCAGCGGCTGGCGCAGCAATTAGCTCCAGAGCAGGTCTGGACTTATGGCCTTGGGGAGGGTGCTGACTTTACCGCCGTGGATCTCACCTATCGGGTGAATGGTGTCACCGGAACGCTGCACACCCCCATCGGCACGGGAACGCTAAACTCGCCGTTAGTAGGGCAGTTTAATGTGGCCAATGTCCTAGGGGCGATCGCCATGGGGGCAGCGGTGGGGCTGCCCTTAGAGTCAATGCTAAAGGCGCTGCAAGATTTTGGCGGTGTACCCGGTCGCATGGAGCAGGTGCGTATTGCCCCTGACCAAGATATTACGGTGTTGGTGGACTATGCCCATACGCCGGATAGCCTCGATAACTTATTGCGGGCAGCGCGTCCTTTTATTCCCGGTCGCCTTATTTGTGTGTTTGGCTGTGGGGGCGATCGCGATCGCACCAAACGGCCACAAATGGGCGCGATTGCCGCTCGCTTAGCGGATCAGGTGGTGGTGACCTCCGACAACCCGCGTACCGAAGACCCACACCGGATTTTGGATGATATTATCGCGGGAATTCCGCCCCAAACCCCGATGATAGTTGAAGCCGATCGCCGTACCGCTATCATCTCTGCTATTCTGGACGCCAAGCCGGGGGATGGGGTGGTGATTGCCGGTAAAGGTCACGAAGACTATCAAATTTTAGGGACGGAAAAAGTGCACTTTGACGATCGCGAAGAAGCGCGAGCAGCACTGAAACAGCGACGGGAGCGCGGCTAA
- the larE gene encoding ATP-dependent sacrificial sulfur transferase LarE, producing MGVEKLAALRHLIGELEQALIAYSGGIDSTLVAKVAKDVLGDRAVAVTAVSPSLFPADLEDARIQAAAIGIRHELIETHELENPNYATNPVNRCYFCKSELHDRLRGLAQEWGYDYIVDGVNADDLQDYRPGIAAAKERGVRSPLAEVGISKLEVREIAKSLGLPWWNKPAQPCLSSRFPYGEAITLAKLQRVGQAEYYLRQQGWEPCRVRSHGDTARIEILQAQIPEFIHQTDLEKLVHYFQSLGFTYVTLDLEGFRSGNLNG from the coding sequence ATGGGAGTTGAAAAACTTGCTGCCCTACGGCACCTAATTGGGGAACTGGAGCAAGCGCTGATTGCCTATTCCGGTGGTATTGACAGTACCCTTGTGGCAAAGGTGGCCAAGGATGTCTTAGGCGATCGCGCCGTGGCGGTTACCGCAGTGTCTCCCTCGCTCTTTCCTGCGGATCTAGAAGATGCCCGCATTCAAGCAGCGGCCATTGGCATTCGCCATGAACTCATTGAAACCCACGAACTTGAGAATCCCAACTATGCGACCAATCCGGTGAATCGCTGCTACTTTTGCAAAAGTGAGTTGCACGATCGCCTGCGAGGGCTTGCCCAAGAGTGGGGCTACGACTACATTGTGGATGGGGTGAATGCCGATGACCTCCAAGACTATCGTCCGGGCATTGCCGCTGCCAAGGAGCGGGGGGTGCGATCGCCCCTTGCGGAAGTGGGGATCAGTAAGCTAGAGGTGCGCGAAATTGCCAAATCCTTGGGGTTGCCGTGGTGGAATAAGCCTGCCCAACCCTGCCTCAGTTCGCGGTTTCCCTACGGGGAGGCAATTACCCTTGCAAAACTACAGCGAGTGGGGCAGGCCGAGTATTATCTGCGACAGCAGGGCTGGGAACCCTGTCGCGTGCGTAGCCATGGTGACACAGCGCGCATTGAAATCCTCCAGGCGCAAATCCCTGAATTTATTCACCAAACCGATTTAGAAAAACTGGTGCACTATTTTCAATCCTTGGGCTTTACCTACGTAACCCTTGATCTAGAAGGGTTTCGCAGTGGCAACCTCAATGGGTGA
- a CDS encoding ATP-dependent DNA helicase: MIEAEVHRQLRAFLRHSGDRLRRAHLGDRLWPHHLTLARLVARALRLRRGCVLQVTARAVWQHCYGLSYLLPALLYPEPVLVVVPEQRLATLLHQEIPELLSFLAVTKSVQRGDRWPVGFTGVLVMSLEEWVAAQLGTASQLLPEAVVTLIDGVEELPRLSQQHLTCEIGAADWEHLKLAAPTALEQIRHTYAQLAHQLFQRPSNPYGDYLLAPLERQLLQTLLDHCSATLPPCWQQLQAYLGQPDTVLWSRRHPTAGYFSLYSHPLNLRPYWQPVWLSAPFVLIGSGPDAEPPLAYLQHQLAIPPQTTVKFSSDRHSEAITLYIAEDLPLPNTPAFAAATLRRLYDLIGRVGHQSVVVIVPDVPLREQLATQLAALYGSRVQLDTLSDQPHPILVSSPTFWLQAAPQFPCPTLLVLTTLPLPSPEKALVSACIDWHKQQQQDWFRHYLLPECLTLLDRLIAPLRQDEPWVAILDRRLTERTYGRDILQSLSPYNRVSDRALLLSPIEVATAKPF, encoded by the coding sequence GTGATTGAGGCCGAGGTTCACCGCCAGTTACGGGCGTTTTTACGCCACAGTGGCGATCGCCTACGGCGCGCCCATCTGGGCGATCGCCTGTGGCCGCACCATCTCACCTTGGCGCGATTAGTAGCACGTGCCTTGCGGCTACGGCGGGGGTGTGTGCTTCAGGTCACTGCACGGGCAGTTTGGCAGCATTGTTATGGCCTGAGCTATTTACTGCCTGCCCTGCTCTACCCCGAACCGGTGCTCGTCGTCGTGCCCGAGCAACGATTGGCGACCCTCCTGCACCAAGAAATTCCAGAGTTACTTTCCTTCCTAGCGGTGACGAAATCGGTACAGCGCGGCGATCGCTGGCCAGTTGGCTTCACTGGGGTGCTGGTGATGAGCCTCGAGGAGTGGGTGGCAGCACAGCTTGGCACGGCTTCCCAGTTACTGCCTGAGGCGGTTGTCACCCTTATTGATGGTGTTGAAGAACTACCCAGACTCAGCCAACAGCACTTGACCTGCGAGATTGGGGCAGCGGATTGGGAGCATCTGAAATTAGCGGCTCCTACTGCCCTAGAGCAGATTCGCCATACCTATGCCCAGTTGGCACACCAGCTTTTCCAACGCCCCAGCAACCCCTACGGCGATTATTTACTGGCACCTCTGGAGCGGCAGCTTCTGCAAACCCTCTTGGATCATTGCTCGGCGACGTTGCCCCCCTGTTGGCAGCAGCTACAGGCCTATTTAGGCCAGCCAGATACGGTGCTGTGGAGCCGTCGCCATCCCACTGCTGGCTACTTTAGCCTCTATAGCCACCCCCTCAACCTGCGCCCCTATTGGCAACCCGTTTGGCTTTCTGCGCCCTTTGTGCTCATTGGCAGCGGCCCCGATGCTGAGCCACCCTTGGCCTATTTGCAACACCAGTTAGCGATTCCACCGCAAACCACCGTTAAGTTCAGTAGCGATCGCCATAGCGAAGCCATCACCCTCTACATTGCCGAAGATTTACCCTTGCCCAATACGCCAGCCTTTGCGGCAGCCACCCTCAGACGGCTCTACGATCTGATTGGCCGCGTTGGGCATCAGTCGGTGGTGGTGATCGTGCCCGATGTGCCGCTGCGGGAGCAGTTAGCTACCCAGTTGGCGGCGCTCTATGGCTCGCGCGTTCAGTTAGATACCCTGAGTGATCAGCCCCACCCCATTCTGGTTAGCAGCCCCACGTTTTGGTTGCAGGCTGCGCCGCAGTTTCCCTGCCCCACCCTATTAGTGCTTACTACCTTGCCGTTGCCTTCACCAGAAAAGGCGCTAGTCAGCGCTTGCATTGACTGGCATAAGCAACAACAGCAGGATTGGTTTCGCCATTATTTACTGCCGGAATGCCTGACCCTGCTGGATCGGCTCATTGCGCCCCTGCGTCAAGATGAGCCTTGGGTGGCTATTTTAGATCGGCGGTTGACCGAACGCACCTATGGCCGCGATATTCTCCAGAGTTTGAGTCCCTACAACCGAGTTAGCGATCGCGCCCTGCTGCTATCACCCATTGAGGTTGCCACTGCGAAACCCTTCTAG